The Pyxidicoccus sp. MSG2 DNA segment CTTCAGCTTCTTCACCCAGAACGCCTCGGCGATGACCGTGAGGACGAAGACGGGGATGACGGGGGTGAGCACATCGGGGATGTGAGCCGCGTCCATGACGGGCCTCCTATGGACGGGAGCGGCGGCGAGGCCGCTCCGGGGTGGGTGAGAACGCGGCGCGCAGGAAGCGCGTCAGGGTGTCCAGCATGCGGCGGTGCGCCGGGTCATTCGGGCGCGCGCTGCCGCCGACGACGGCGCCCTGCACCGCGTCCAGCGCCAGCTCCACCACGTCGTCGAACTCCGGCTGTGTGGCGGCCACCTCGGGGAACAGCTCGCGCGCCACGCGGTGCAGGTTCTCCCGGTGCGGCCCGTCCACCGCCTCCAGCGCCGAGCGCAGCTCCGGGTCCGTGCGCGCCGCCACGTACAGCTCCACCGCCGCCTGCAGCTCCGGCCGCTGGTACGCGGCCCACAACATGTCTACCGCCGACGCGACGCGGTCTCTTCCCGCCGGCCGCGCCCCCACGCCCGCCAGGTAGTCCTGGATGATGCGCGGGAAGAGGTGCTCCACCGCCGCGGCGAGCAGCTCCTCCTTGGTGTCGAAGTGCGTGAAGAGCGCCCCCTGCGACAGGCCCGCCCGCTTCGCCACCTCCACCGTCGTCAGCCGCGCATGCCCCAGCTCCACCAGCGCGGAGATGGTGGCGTCCAGCAGCTTGCGCCGCGTCGTCTCGCGGCGCTCCTGCTGTGTGCGGCGAGGTGGACGCGGCATCTCCGGCGCGGAGTTCTTCGAAGCCATTTCACGGAGAGGATAACTCCGAACTTAACGAGTGACCAGTCACTAAGTGCGATGCAGGCGAGGGAGCCAGGGCCGCGCCGGTTGGGTGTACGCTCCGGCTTCCCCCCCTTCTTCCGTGATTACAGGACTGAGACCCTGCTCATGCGGTGGCTGACAAAACCCTTCCTGATGTGTCTGTCCGTGGTGGTGGTCATCTCCGGCTTCGTCCTCAACACGAGCCGCAAGCTGCGTGAGATGATCCGCTTCCATACGGGGTTCCGCCCCCGGCCCGACGACATCTTCATCGCGACCTTCCCGAAGTCAGGCACCACCTGGATGCAGATGATCCTGGTGCAATTGCTCTCCAGCGGTGACGCGGAGTTCGACCACATCCTCCAGAAGTCGCCGTACCTCGAGGAGCTCATCCGCCACGAGAACTTCGGCTACATGGAGAAGATGCCGTCGCCGCGCATGTTCAAGACCCACCTGCCGTACAAGGAGCTGCGGCCGTCGAAGGACTCGCGCATCATCTTCGTCACCCGCGACGCTCGGGACACCTTCGTCTCCTGCTACCACCACTACGAGATGCTGCGCCGATTCCGCTCGCCGTTCGACCGCTTCATGAAGGGCATGGTGAGCGGGCGCGGCTTCTTCGGAAGCTGGTTCGGCTACATGCGCTCGTGGATGCCCCACCGGAACGACGCCAACGTGCTGTGGATCCGCTACGAGGACCTGAGCGCGGACCTGGAGGGGCAGGTGCGGCGCATCGCCGCCTTCCTCAAGGTCTCCGTGCCGGAGGAGCGCATGGCGGACCTCCTGCGGAAGTGCAGCTTCGAGTACATGAAGCAGCACAACCACAAATTCGACTTCCGCATGGGGCTGTACGAGGAGAACCCGGGCACCTTCATCCGCCAGGGTGGCACGAAGTCCCGCCAGCCCATCCGTGAGGAGCACGTCGCCGAGCTGGAGGCGAACCTGTCGAAGCTCCGCGGCGAGCTGAAGCTGAAGGAGACGGAGACCTTCTAGGCGCGCCGGATGGAGTGGGGCGGTCCTCCCCTGACGGCGGCCGCTCACCGGGGGTTTCCGACTGTTCAGCCATGGAGGCGCCGCCCGGCCCGCGCGGGCCGGCATGCTCGGCGCCATGGCTTCTTCTTCCTCCCTTTCCGTGACGCACGCCGCGGCGCCGCGGCGCGGGGGCGGGCTCGCTTTCCTTCCGGGGCTCGTCGTCGCGCCGGTGGCCGTGTTGCTGATGGCCGCCGCGGCCTTCATCGGCGCCTCGCCTTCGGGCTGGGGCTACGCCGTGGGCTTCGCGCTCGTGTCCGTCGGACTGCTCGCTCCACCCGGGCGGCGGGGGCTGGCGCGGGCGGGGCTCGGGCTCATGGTGCTCGTGGCGCTGGGGCGGCTGGTCTTCGCGGGGGGCACGCAGGTGGAGACCCTGCGGCTGCCGGACGCCGGCCACCGGTGGGTGAACCGGCTCGTCGCCGAGCGGGATGGGACGCTGTTCGCGGGGCACGTGCTGGTGCGCTCCGGCCGCCTGCCGCGCTCGGACGCGCGCGACTTCATCCCCGCGCTGGAGTCGGCGTTCGACCGGATGGACGCCGCCGAGGGCGAGCTCGCCACGCCCGCCATCGCCACGTACCTGGGCCTCCAGTCGCCGGAGTCCTTCGACACGCTGGTCATTCCTCCGAAGGGTGACGCCACGCCGCGCACGGCCGTCGTCTTCCTCCACGGCTTCGCTGGCAACTTCGCGGTGTACTGCTGGGAGATGGCGCGGTCCGTCCAGGCCATCTCCGCGCTCACCGTCTGCCCGTCGGTGGGGCCCGCCGGGGACTGGTGGTCCCCCCGGGGCGAGCGCACGTTGAAGGCGACGCTCGAGTGGCTCGCGGGCCGGGGCGTCCGCCGCGTCTACCTGGGCGGGCTCTCGAATGGAGGCGTGGGCGCCAGCATCCTCGCGGGCCGTGTCTCCCATCCGCGCCTCGAGCTGCGCGGCCTGGTGCTGGTGTCCGGTGCCGACTCGCGGGCTCCCGCGCCGTCCGTGCCCACGTTGATGGTGCAGGGGCGGCATGACTCCATGATGCCCACCCGCTCCATGCGCGCCTACGCCGAGCGCCTGGGCCGGCGCGCGACGTACGTGGAGGTGGACAGCGGGCACTTCGCCTTCCTCGACCGCCATGAAGAGTGCGAGCGCGCCATCTCCACGTGGCTCGTCCAGCGCGAGCGGGAGTGAGCGGCGCGGGGGCTACGGCGCCGGCACCTTCACCGCCGCCTCCACCTCTGCCAGCATCGCGTCCAGCTCCGCGCGCGGCAGCCACCGGCCGCGCAGCACCACGCCGTGCGGCGCTCGAGTGTGGCGCACGTCCTCACGTGGGTCCGCGTCCAGCAGCAGCAGGTCCGCGCGCTGGCCGACCGCCACCGTGCCCCATTCGGCGGACTCGCCCAGGTACTCCGCCGCGTTGCGCGTGGCGGCCTCCAGCACCGTGCGCGTCGGCAGGCCCGCCGCGGCCAGGGCCTCCATCTCCCGGTGCACCGCGAAGCCCGTCACCATGAAGAACTGCGGCGAGTCCGAGCCCACCAGCAGCCCCGCTCCCGCCGCGTGCAGCCCGCGCACCACCTGCCGCCGCAGCTCCACGAAGCGCTGCCTCCGCGCGGCGGGAGCGCCCGCCAGCTCCGGGTCCGACAGGTCCTTCGTCCACGCCTCCACCGCGGCGGAGGGTACGTAGCGCAGCTCCGGCCTCGCGCGCAGCGTGTCCACCTGGTCCGCGTTGGAGAGCAGCTCGAAGAGCTCCATCGTGGGCGAGCTCCACACGCCCGCCTTGCGCGTCGCCTCCGCCAGCGCGGGGATGCGCGCCGCGTCCATCCGCTCCACCGCGTCGGTGAAGTCGAGCTGGTCCACGACGGCCTTGTCGCCCGGCGGGAGCAGCGCGGACAGCCAGCCGTCGAGGTGCTCCACCTGCTGTCCCGACTCCAGCGCGTGCGCGAGCCCCACGTCCTGCGTCACATGGCCGCTCACGGGCAGCCCCTGGGCCTTCGCCTCGGCCATCATCGCGTCGTACGTCTCGCGCCCCAGCCCGCCGTGCGTCTTGAGCAAATCGAAGCCGGCGGCCTTCTGCTCGCGCACGCGCTGCCGGGCCTGCTCCGGTCCCTGCACGGACTTGCCATGGAAGGACGGGCCGGCCACCAGCAGCCGGGGCCCGAGCACCTCGCCCTTCGTCACCCGGGCCCGCAGCTCCAGTCCCGTCGGCGCGGCTCCCAGCGCCCGCGCGGTGGTGATGCCATTGGCGAGCAGCAGCCGCAGTTGCCGGCCCGCCGCGTCTTGCGCCTGCCCGGTGCCCGGCTGGAGGTGCAGGTGCATGTCCACCAGCCCGGGCATGAGCCAGCGCCCGCGCCCGTCCACCCGCGTCGCGCCTTCCGGCACCGGCGTGTGGGCCGAGGGGCCCACCG contains these protein-coding regions:
- a CDS encoding TetR/AcrR family transcriptional regulator, whose protein sequence is MASKNSAPEMPRPPRRTQQERRETTRRKLLDATISALVELGHARLTTVEVAKRAGLSQGALFTHFDTKEELLAAAVEHLFPRIIQDYLAGVGARPAGRDRVASAVDMLWAAYQRPELQAAVELYVAARTDPELRSALEAVDGPHRENLHRVARELFPEVAATQPEFDDVVELALDAVQGAVVGGSARPNDPAHRRMLDTLTRFLRAAFSPTPERPRRRSRP
- a CDS encoding sulfotransferase domain-containing protein, whose protein sequence is MRWLTKPFLMCLSVVVVISGFVLNTSRKLREMIRFHTGFRPRPDDIFIATFPKSGTTWMQMILVQLLSSGDAEFDHILQKSPYLEELIRHENFGYMEKMPSPRMFKTHLPYKELRPSKDSRIIFVTRDARDTFVSCYHHYEMLRRFRSPFDRFMKGMVSGRGFFGSWFGYMRSWMPHRNDANVLWIRYEDLSADLEGQVRRIAAFLKVSVPEERMADLLRKCSFEYMKQHNHKFDFRMGLYEENPGTFIRQGGTKSRQPIREEHVAELEANLSKLRGELKLKETETF
- a CDS encoding alpha/beta hydrolase, translated to MASSSSLSVTHAAAPRRGGGLAFLPGLVVAPVAVLLMAAAAFIGASPSGWGYAVGFALVSVGLLAPPGRRGLARAGLGLMVLVALGRLVFAGGTQVETLRLPDAGHRWVNRLVAERDGTLFAGHVLVRSGRLPRSDARDFIPALESAFDRMDAAEGELATPAIATYLGLQSPESFDTLVIPPKGDATPRTAVVFLHGFAGNFAVYCWEMARSVQAISALTVCPSVGPAGDWWSPRGERTLKATLEWLAGRGVRRVYLGGLSNGGVGASILAGRVSHPRLELRGLVLVSGADSRAPAPSVPTLMVQGRHDSMMPTRSMRAYAERLGRRATYVEVDSGHFAFLDRHEECERAISTWLVQRERE
- a CDS encoding amidohydrolase family protein, encoding MTTGTDALREQTVLMDGERIVAVGPSAHTPVPEGATRVDGRGRWLMPGLVDMHLHLQPGTGQAQDAAGRQLRLLLANGITTARALGAAPTGLELRARVTKGEVLGPRLLVAGPSFHGKSVQGPEQARQRVREQKAAGFDLLKTHGGLGRETYDAMMAEAKAQGLPVSGHVTQDVGLAHALESGQQVEHLDGWLSALLPPGDKAVVDQLDFTDAVERMDAARIPALAEATRKAGVWSSPTMELFELLSNADQVDTLRARPELRYVPSAAVEAWTKDLSDPELAGAPAARRQRFVELRRQVVRGLHAAGAGLLVGSDSPQFFMVTGFAVHREMEALAAAGLPTRTVLEAATRNAAEYLGESAEWGTVAVGQRADLLLLDADPREDVRHTRAPHGVVLRGRWLPRAELDAMLAEVEAAVKVPAP